From Anaerohalosphaera lusitana, one genomic window encodes:
- a CDS encoding ABC transporter permease, producing MRKVWAVARNTISQILRMKVALLVIVGLLIILPLMGMIVTGDGTLKGKLQTFISYGLSLTGMLLSILTIIVATYTLTSDLKYKQIYLILSKPVHRFQIVCGKLLGIVILDAFLLAVFAAIIYGLTMFMPKLADADETEMAQAQREFFTARASVEDPIDLQDVVKEVRERYQRLKRQGQIPEGMGEQEALNELFNQERIRRNAVAVGKSREWEFEDVKLLGDDEHFSIEYKYNVAVNPPDSKVYGTWFVGDLRQETEADVGEWETPIYRLDPADVIRTVQEIQVPADAIAADGYVAARFVNTYQNNTTVIPKDVKLLYESGTFEGNFVRAVLMIMTKLTFLAALGVFVSTWLSFPVGVLVSVAVFFIGTFNGFMLDSFTTLSHDITAVYYSIFKGFLWLLPQFDGRFNPTEYMIGAEAISMSVLSQAMFYTVIIKAGILTLLGIVFFRLREVAKVIV from the coding sequence ATGCGTAAAGTCTGGGCGGTCGCAAGGAATACCATTTCGCAGATATTGCGCATGAAGGTTGCTCTGTTGGTGATAGTGGGCCTGCTGATCATACTGCCTTTGATGGGCATGATCGTTACAGGTGACGGGACGCTGAAGGGTAAGCTGCAGACGTTCATCAGTTACGGGCTGAGTCTGACCGGTATGCTTCTGTCGATCCTTACGATCATCGTTGCGACATATACGCTGACGAGCGATCTGAAATACAAGCAGATATACCTGATACTTTCCAAGCCCGTGCATCGGTTCCAGATAGTATGCGGCAAGCTGCTGGGCATTGTTATACTTGACGCGTTTCTGCTGGCTGTGTTTGCGGCGATCATTTACGGGTTGACGATGTTCATGCCAAAGCTGGCGGATGCGGATGAGACCGAGATGGCCCAGGCGCAGCGGGAATTTTTCACCGCGCGTGCATCAGTGGAGGATCCGATCGATCTGCAGGACGTGGTGAAGGAAGTGCGGGAACGGTATCAGCGGCTCAAGCGTCAGGGGCAGATACCTGAGGGCATGGGCGAGCAAGAGGCCTTGAACGAGCTTTTCAATCAGGAACGTATAAGGCGTAATGCGGTTGCTGTTGGCAAATCACGAGAGTGGGAATTCGAAGATGTGAAACTGCTCGGCGATGATGAGCATTTTTCGATTGAATACAAATACAATGTAGCGGTCAATCCGCCGGACAGTAAGGTTTATGGAACCTGGTTTGTTGGCGATCTGCGGCAGGAAACCGAGGCTGATGTGGGGGAATGGGAAACGCCGATCTACCGTCTGGACCCGGCCGATGTAATCCGGACAGTGCAGGAGATACAGGTGCCTGCAGATGCGATCGCGGCAGACGGCTATGTCGCTGCGAGATTCGTGAATACTTACCAGAACAACACAACGGTCATTCCGAAGGATGTCAAGCTTCTGTATGAGTCGGGGACGTTTGAAGGGAACTTCGTTAGGGCTGTATTGATGATAATGACCAAGTTAACATTCCTTGCGGCCTTAGGCGTATTCGTTTCTACGTGGCTGTCGTTTCCGGTGGGTGTACTTGTGTCGGTAGCAGTTTTCTTCATTGGGACATTCAACGGATTCATGCTGGATTCGTTTACAACATTGAGCCATGACATAACGGCAGTGTATTACAGTATTTTCAAGGGGTTTCTGTGGCTGCTGCCTCAATTCGACGGCAGGTTCAACCCGACGGAGTACATGATCGGTGCGGAGGCTATCAGCATGTCGGTGCTGAGTCAGGCGATGTTCTACACTGTTATTATCAAGGCGGGCATATTGACCCTGCTGGGCATAGTTTTCTTCAGACTTCGAGAAGTCGCTAAGGTTATTGTTTAA